In the genome of Populus nigra chromosome 19, ddPopNigr1.1, whole genome shotgun sequence, the window TATTACgcaattaaaaaataccatCTCCAGCACACAGGTTGCATATTGCTGCAATTGCAACCGGGGAAGTCCTCCAATAGATAGCACAAGCCCCAGTAATTGTCAAGGCATAGTACAGCGGTCCTTTAAGAAGTTCCCTGATGAATGGAGGAAAGATGAGTTGGTCAAATTGAGAAGTATCATAAAgaaacaatcaaagaatatcATGATGTGTCAACTCCAAAAAAGTAATGGATCGCTTAGAAAACAAGAAGTGTTTGTTCAGAAACCTTTATCTAAGAAAAATAAGCGCCAACCTAGAAGTTATCCTCATAACAAAACAACTCacttaaaaaatatgtgcagTAAGTATCCCGTCTAATCcaccaaatcaaataaaatcttgaGGAACAAATTAGGAGTAAATTGCGCAGCTGAATCAGTTCAAAACAAAAGGGATCTCTCAGGGAGGGATCAAGAATGAGAAGGGAGCCTTCAAGACATTTAACACAGGGAGGCTTCATGAATTTTACATCCAGAGCTGCAAGTTATAACCTGCGGTCTCCAAATCTGCTCATTGATTTCACCGTAGCTTCATCTTTCCACATTCCAGATCCAACAATAAGCATTCGTATTATGTTAACACCAGGAGTAAAAGCTGCTAAAAGTGCTCCCTGACGCCCAGAACTACAATAATTTGTAATACTGTTTAATGGGACAGATTTATAGCAATATTATGCCAAGCTTCTCTAGTCATAAAATTACCTGAAAATCGGCCAACACAGCATAAAAACTAACCCGATGCTTATATGCACAAGCTTCCGATTCAGTttctaaacaaagaaaagaaaaaggacaatCAACCCCTAATTAGCTGAACACGATAGGAGATTTCATAGGAGAAGATTGATATTTCACGTCTCATTTTAAGAAACAAGGTAAGACTCATAGACAAAATCTCCTATGAagcaaataataaatgaataaaaccTCATGGAATCCATCAAAAAGCAGAAATTAACATCGATATTGCATGTAAATTCCCAGTAGTCGTTATACAAGCTTGTTAATCAAAATACAGTGCAAAAAATCAGGTGTTTATCCTGAAACTAAAGCAAAAAACCTGGTCAAGCCCATGTTTTGCGGTTTCTTTCCATAGTTGCAGAAACGCGAAAATAACAACGGCCGAGCAAAGATCGGAGACAACTGGGTTACTACCAGTCCACATTACAGCAGCCCACAgtattttgcttttctttgtcAACGTTTCAAGGcctaattaacaacaaaaaaaatgatttttgtttgttttccggaaggGTAGCCTTGCCAACCTGAacgttttatttaaattgtttttaattagagatatattaaaataattatttttataaaaataaaccaaaacaatctaaaaacaaatataaaacaattaatttaaaatcaaagaataatagttgttttaaaTACAGTTGTACGGCATTGACAGCACGATGGAGTGAGGGAGTGACCTGGTCGAAGACGTGTCGTTTTGTAGTTTCTGCAAAGAAACGAAGGATAGAGAGAGCGATAGTACCGGATAAACCAGTGGCTATTAAATCGGAGACGACGGGATTCTGATGAAGCATAGCTGCTGCTGCTATCTTTGTTGTTGGATCCCCTCTAGATCTCCTCAATGATGTTTGAAATCCGACCTCAAATCTAGCAGTACAACCATTATTGATTCTTTGACAAGGAGCGAGAATGAAAGTGGGCTTCAAGTTAGAGAGATGTCTGCTGTGAGGGTCATATCGAAGAGAGGGAGGGGAGGCGTGGAAGGAGCAGTTCAATCTACTCGAGcacattttgattttgttttggttgttcGCGCAAATAATTTCAACGAATAGTCATGCGCGCTTGGCCAAAATCGTTGTGCCGTTTGGAGAGACAACAAACAGCACTGTTAATTCCTTAAATTGTTAGACACGCCCTTCGCTGTATACACCTGTAAATGGAAGTGGCATTTCATGCATTTGAGATCGGAAAATCTTTGTAGTCACTTCTCACCTCACAATTGACATCGaactaattttttgttgttcttttttttttttcccttctgttTGAGATCTTTGTGTGTTTTTCTACAATAATTTTGATTACCACCCGAAGACTACAATTTTGTAATTATAGTGGtagctttttcttcttttttgaattaaaaataattttttaatatttttaattattttaacatgttaatattaaaaataaaaatattattttaatatatttttaaataaaaaaatttttgttttgcacAGTGGGTTTAATTACGAGATATGGCCagttaaaacttaaaaggaCGTGCTCATGGGCTGACCTCGCTGAGTGAGGCAAAAAAGAACGTGTTGGAGTATTGTTCCTTTGGTTTGGGCCTTTGgcccaaaaaatagaaaaaggatgCGCCCACAGTACCCACCCATTTGCCCATGGGCAAGTCCTATTATTTGGGCCcttgtatttaaaaatctaCAACTTATGCATTTAGCCCCTTCagagtaatttattttatctgttcTCAATTTCACTTGTTATTTAGGCTGCACCTCCATTAGTTCATGGACAAGCAAATTCTTTCATTAATCAtgctttaaaaataagaaaatcaatttagtcTTGCAGAGCATCAATCGGTTCACGCACAGCTCTGTAAGCATTTGAAATGGAATTCTATGTTTTGTCTTAAATGATTGTTCTTGTGAATTAAAGCTTAATTATTTATCTCAAAAGGTTTGTTTTACGAATTAGTAATTCTTCTAAACTTGTTAAGAATATGtgttaactaattaattttaaatttattattagtagCATTTATCAGAACTTCCCTTTTCATCTGTGTATGTTCCAAAATTCCAATTGAGTAGTTTAGTGACTATTTTTTAGTCAATCAATGTCAGGTTGTAAGCTATTCTTCATTGATTACATTGACATGAAAATACATGTGTAGATgtgatttatttatgaaaaaattaaaaaaaaaacatgactcaATTAATACATTGATAATCCAAGACTTAATTAAGCAATTATTTCTAccttatcaaatttaattttagattgatGAACATTATTAATTAACCACGAATATATCGGTAACCTGTCAACGAAAAACATCGATTCAACTAATTAGTAGTTAATAAGCTAACGAACtctttatcaattaaaaaatatcaaaaaaatttaatgaatgaTTATTAaggtaatttgaaaaaatatataatagtttTATTGTTAacgaattaatataaaattatttctaaatttttatttaataattaagtttttaaattaaaatagttttttttatgtaatatcaTAGTCTCTCGTAAACTTTCCTAAAACAATATgtgatgatttgatttttttatggaaattttttttttaacaatcatcTTAACCAAGCACACGCGTAAAataccattaatttttttattagtgtatCGTGGTGCGGAACAAATTCTATGATTTGAATTATAATCCATGAATGTTATGCGTGCCTAGATTCTTCCGTcgcattttccttttttatggcCAAGGCTCCTCCgaatttgatatatttccatTGCATACTGAAGTATACTAGATTTGTCATTATGAAGTTTTCATATTTAACAACGCCAGCATATTTAATTTCCATACCAagcaatttcttatttatttagttgATGTTTAATATTGTAGTTGTGGTTatgttttgtttgaaaatatattaaaaaaatatttttttaaaaaaatatttttaaaattaagttattaaaatgattcaaaataataaaaaacactaatttgaagaaaaaaaaattttaatacaaaaataaacatacttAAGGGCCGTTTGGAATTGCATtccaaatagtatttttttaaaaaaataaaatttatttttgcttaaaattattgttttgaatatttttcgattgttttgatgtaatgatatcaaaaataatttaaaaaataaaaaaaatattattttgatgtatttctgaACGAGAAGTACTTTGAAAATCAATCgttaccacactctcaaacacccccaATTAGCATATGTTTAGTATTATAGTATAATacgttttttaaaatacttcaaatatattaaaatatttttttcattattttttacatattaaaaccatcataaatcttttaaaaaatatcaatttgaatgttttaaaaatgtatctaaacgtaatttcaaaaaaaaaaaaaaactgtaactaCTTGCTTTAACCCAAAAGTGAAAATGAATTTAGTTCCTTGCAGTCATTTCTAATCCTCTCTTCACAAGTTAACAAATcagtttatataaaatttaatataaaaaatttgtttaaatatcatttttcaatataatgACCAAACTGCCCCAAAACTGTAACTCATGCCTCCCATTAGGAGTTTTGGCAGGTATGCATATATGGAATAAACAGATGAGCAACAGGCGTAAATGTATAGGATATATGAAGGCAGGGTAAACTTGAATAGCCAGAGTCAAGGATATGGTGGCTTTGCAGAAAAGAATTGCCTATAAAAAGAGGAACCATTTCTCACTTCTTGTTCACTCATTCAAGTCatctttcctcttttttgtaGGCTATTAAGAAAATTTGCTGAGAAGATGGAGAACATCACTGAGAGTTCTGCAACAGATCTTGCACTCTCTCAACCTCTATTGGTTTCCAATGGAATCCAGAACATCCTTGACAAACAAGTCCCAGCCGAGACTAATCAGCCAAGCACTGATCAAACCAACCAGCAGGCTCCTCAGGGTCGTCCAGTTGACCCTAACTTGGACCCCAAGAGGCTCAGAAGGTGGATTTATCTTTTCACATTCATTTAACCATGCCAGCATTGTAttagatttttgtttatttttttccttattgtcagaatatttattatttatggtgTTCATATAATTATGGCAAATAACTtagtatataaataaatatgatatcAAATCATGAAGAATAATGCAGTTAAATCTAATTTGAAAGTAATAATTTTACCACcttaaattattaatgattCTGGAActcacggttttttttttttcataggatTATGGCAAGCAGACAGTATTCTCAGAAATACCGACTGAGGCAGATGCAATATATTATGCAACTTGAAACAGAAGTGAAATCGCTCCAAgtaacaaaaatcaaatctgaTCCCTCGATGTAATAAATTTGTGCTGCAAGTTGTTAATTACTTATTTTCTCTAGTCTTATACGTATCTATCAGGCGGAGGTGGCAATCATCGGTCCTAGGATCAAGTACTCTAATCGCCAAAACTCATTACTGCGAATGGAAAACAGTTCAATTAAGCATAAGCTTTCTTCTTGTTCTAGTGAACTCATGTTCAAAGAAGGTCTCTCCCTTAATTCCCtctatctctctttctttcttaactaatttgaagtaaatatcAAGTACTAACGGTGTTTAGTTATTCATGCAGCTCAATACGAGGAAATGAAGAAGGAAAGAGACCATATGAAACAATCCTATATAGTGAATCAATATCAATATCCAGGTTTTTTCAAGACAATGCCACCTGCGAATTATCCATTTATGAATGTGAACCTGAACCAACCTGGATATGATCTCTATATGgaatctgctgctgctgctgctgcgaAGCCACCACCAACGATGGATGAAAGCTCAAATCGATTTGACAGTGCATGACAGGATACTACTAACATGAACCCTCTCAACTATAAATTACCTGAAAGTTCATGTGATTCAGCTGTTTTATATACCTGCAataactttatgttttttaatttgttccttGTGTTGTGTGCGTGTTGGATTGTTCCCTTAATCTTGTGTGGAATTTCAGTTTCTTCCTATGTTAATtccttttttgaattgtttcaaAGCAGTTTCTGAGAGGAAGAAACACAAAATACTTTGTCTCTTTGCGTTATTTCAacataccatatatataggacaAGGCTTCGCTTGTGATTTGGATGAGCTCAAATCAGTTGATTTGACAAAATTATTCgatagtttaatttatttgtctAAATTCATTATACTGGCATATAATAtttgaatcaaaattaataatggaTAGATAATTCTCAGGAGAAAGTTCATTGAGCAGACAATGGGCATACAATCTTAATTAAAGACGTTTTATGTTCAAATTCTCTATTCTTCCAAAAGCAAGAGATAAAATAGAATACACTTCacaaagtaaaattaaatggaacttaataaaataatattcaatacatatttttaattaatccaggaatataaaaaataaaccaattaataAAATGTTGGGGGAtcaatttggaaaaaaatattcaatttcataaaaaaacatgagttaacctgtcaaacacGTGACCCGAGTAACGAGAACGATATATCCCatagagagaaaacaaaaaaaaaattatgaaactcaatttctagtcaacttaatattgaaagataaaataaaaaaaattaattaaaaaaaacaaacacaaactaATCCAGGTTAGCTTACTAAACCCACAAACTAGGTCGTAAGACCATAATAACCTaacaaaaagcaaattaaaaaagattatgaaCTCGATTTTCAAACAAACGataaagaatgataaaattgaaaaaaaatcaattaaaaaaaatacctaataaTAACCTaacaaaaagcaaattaaaaaagattatgaaCTCGATTTTCAAACAAACGataaagaatgataaaattgaaaaaaaatcaattaaaaaaaatacctaaacaAACTTGGATGAATCCACCAAACCTGCAACATGGGTCATGAGACCAGAATAGCTGGATGGAAagcaaaccaataaaaaatacgATGTCCAGTTCCTATCAAATCTAATATCGaaggttaaaattgaaaaaaaattctaaaactatatagcaataaaaaaatcatgaataaatttaataaaacaagatTTACAACCCATTTTGCTATTTTGAAGAGAGATGAACATGAAAGCCGAGAAGAGTGatgaaaaaaggaaggaaaaaaaagaaaagaagaataactTGCCAAAGCCAAACCGGAACTCTTCCACCGATACATGTCATCGAGCAAAGTGAAACCTCTTGAGACAATTCTATCAGcaccaaaattaatatgttgttttttgaGCTCCCAATTTATTGTATGCACTGCTATATCATGGTAGACTTTCTCATTTATTAACGTGTGTGGGACACGCGCCAAtaattttctcatttctttcatTCTAGTTTCTAATTTGACAAAACAAAGCTCtaaacttgtttaatttttagatttggcTCTTagaacttaaattattttaaatgaataaaatcgagttttattttatcaaatcaagcATAAACCGAGAAATGAAATTGTTCTacaacatcacattaattaaCACCATACCAAGCTAGTAGAAATATATCATCAAGTCCAAACTCAAACCATGAGCCCATTTTTCCTTGCCGAGCCCATATATATGTTGATATGTTCTTCAGAATAGGAAAAACAATAGGTTAGTTTTAATTTACCTTCATTAGGTTCAATGCGTAGCAGTTTCTCTCCTTTATGTCTTTCAATCGTGTATCGATGCCCTCCTTCGAGTTATCCAAGGTAAGAGATAAAAGTTTTTTCAgttcctaattttttaaatcaaatagaaccccctaaaataattaaatcaaatcaaatcttcCACtccaattaattaactaaatgaTACCATGTAtgtatttgtatttaaaattttatattttcttaatatgatttacgttgaaaacaaaaaaaaatagtttgaaaataaaaataagattaaattagAAAGACCATAAAAGATTAAATCTTAAGACTAAGAATCCtaatatctaaataaaaaatatcttgcacTGCCATAGTATAATCATCAACTGACAAATTAGGAATATATCTAATAAAACCAATTAATTTTGGCCCTTTGGTATTATGAGTGCTCgacttgtaagaaaaaaaatacttaattatttttttatgaacttcttagtttaaaatttttctttacatataatttttagtttgatatatattttattgttttttattatctttatatttatattcttaaatataaaTGATGTATGTGGcatcatttgtatttttaattgaaattagatgattttatatcattaaattatttcaaaaggctttatttaataaaattttaagagtttATAAATTCGAAAAAAGTTATTAGTTGATTTGATATTGAAACTTCATGTGAGATATCAACACGATCGAGGAGGAAAAATCGAATTTGCCTCAAATTTCGGGTGATAAACTGAAATTAACCCCAAAAAATTCGAAGCGTGTGTTTTGTAGTACTAGTCCACGTGGAACGGCTTAGCAAAATCCTTACCTGTACTATAATGATTAAGGTTCCAAACTTGGACTAAATTCGGTTGCAGTGGTCTTGTTTCTTTCTCATGCATTCGCTTTGGCAAATAAGTGACAGCTATCATTTCCCCCCTATATTATGGTGTGATTAAATTGCCGAGAAAGCTGGTTCTGATGACGGATAAgcacaaaccttttttttttttttaaaaaaaaaagtgattaagAGAAGACAGCGATTATCTAATGAAGTAGAGCGAAGAAATGGACCAAAAAACCACtcgaaaaagggaaaaaatggaGGCTTTCCCCCATAATATgaggatatttttgtattttggacGAGGCCCATGCCATTAATGGCAAAGGGAACATATCTTCCCCCTTCAAATTTACCAAATACTGGCC includes:
- the LOC133679205 gene encoding farnesol kinase, chloroplastic-like isoform X1, whose translation is MCSSRLNCSFHASPPSLRYDPHSRHLSNLKPTFILAPCQRINNGCTARFEVGFQTSLRRSRGDPTTKIAAAAMLHQNPVVSDLIATGLSGTIALSILRFFAETTKRHVFDQKLNRKLVHISIGLVFMLCWPIFSSGRQGALLAAFTPGVNIIRMLIVGSGMWKDEATVKSMSRFGDRRELLKGPLYYALTITGACAIYWRTSPVAIAAICNLCAGDGMADIVGRRFGRQKIPYNKNKSIAGSVAMALSGFVASVGFMYYFASFGYVQKSWEMLLGFLVVSLASAFVESLPISTELDDNLTVTLTSILLGNLVF
- the LOC133679205 gene encoding farnesol kinase, chloroplastic-like isoform X2 — translated: MWTGSNPVVSDLCSAVVIFAFLQLWKETAKHGLDQKLNRKLVHISIGLVFMLCWPIFSSGRQGALLAAFTPGVNIIRMLIVGSGMWKDEATVKSMSRFGDRRELLKGPLYYALTITGACAIYWRTSPVAIAAICNLCAGDGMADIVGRRFGRQKIPYNKNKSIAGSVAMALSGFVASVGFMYYFASFGYVQKSWEMLLGFLVVSLASAFVESLPISTELDDNLTVTLTSILLGNLVF